In one window of Streptomyces griseus subsp. griseus DNA:
- a CDS encoding LLM class F420-dependent oxidoreductase — translation MRLGINLGYWGAGMDGDNLAVAQEADRLGYDVCWAAEAYGSDAPTVLTWVAAQTESIDVGSAIMQIPARQPAMTAMTAATLDSLSGGRFRLGLGVSGPQVSEGWYGVKFDKPLARTREYVEIVRKAMTRERLSYEGQHWTLPLPGGPGKPIKLTVHPEREHIPLYIAAIGPKNLEQTGEIADGALLIFPSAEHLEETALTYLRAGREKAGKTMEGFDVSPTLPLAIGDDVKGLADMFRPYTALYVGGMGSRKQNFYNQLAQRMGYEKEAAEIQDKYLDGDKAGAAAAVPHQLIDQTTLLGPVERIAERMQAYAAAGVTTLNLAPAGFTLEERLTALRAGTDALERSGLA, via the coding sequence ATGCGGCTCGGCATCAATCTCGGTTACTGGGGCGCGGGCATGGACGGCGACAACCTCGCCGTCGCCCAGGAGGCCGACCGGCTCGGCTACGACGTCTGCTGGGCGGCCGAGGCCTACGGCTCGGACGCGCCGACCGTGCTGACCTGGGTCGCGGCCCAGACAGAATCCATCGACGTCGGCTCCGCGATCATGCAGATCCCGGCCCGCCAGCCCGCGATGACCGCGATGACCGCCGCCACCCTGGACTCGCTCTCCGGCGGCCGCTTCCGGCTCGGCCTCGGCGTCTCGGGCCCGCAGGTCTCCGAGGGCTGGTACGGCGTCAAGTTCGACAAGCCGCTGGCCCGCACCCGCGAGTACGTCGAGATCGTCCGCAAGGCGATGACCCGCGAGCGCCTCTCCTACGAGGGGCAGCACTGGACGCTGCCGCTGCCCGGCGGCCCCGGCAAGCCGATCAAGCTGACCGTCCACCCGGAGCGCGAGCACATCCCGCTCTACATCGCCGCGATCGGCCCCAAGAACCTGGAACAGACGGGCGAGATCGCCGACGGCGCCCTGCTGATCTTCCCCTCCGCCGAGCACCTGGAGGAGACCGCGCTCACCTATCTGCGCGCGGGCCGCGAGAAGGCCGGGAAGACCATGGAGGGCTTCGACGTCTCCCCGACGCTGCCGCTCGCCATCGGCGACGACGTCAAGGGCCTCGCCGACATGTTCCGCCCGTACACCGCCCTGTACGTCGGCGGCATGGGCAGCCGGAAGCAGAACTTCTACAACCAGCTCGCGCAGCGCATGGGGTACGAGAAGGAGGCCGCCGAGATCCAGGACAAGTACCTGGACGGGGACAAGGCCGGGGCGGCCGCCGCCGTTCCGCACCAGCTGATCGACCAGACCACGCTGCTCGGCCCCGTCGAGAGGATCGCCGAGCGGATGCAGGCGTACGCCGCCGCCGGGGTCACCACGCTCAACCTCGCCCCCGCCGGCTTCACCCTGGAGGAGCGGCTCACCGCCCTGCGCGCCGGCACGGACGCCTTGGAGCGCTCCGGACTCGCGTAA
- a CDS encoding aldo/keto reductase yields the protein MEQRHLGRTGLRVSRIGLGTLTWGRDTDEHDAADQLKAFWDAGGTLVDTADVYGDGEAEYLLGRLVGSLVPREDLVVATKAGNVPDPYRRVNGSRGHLLAALDASLERLGTDYVDLWQVHAFDPETPLEETLQAVDLAVSSGRVRYAGVSNFCGWQLAKAATWQLAAPGVRTRLASTQMEYSLLQRGIEREVLPAALDLGIGLLPSSPLGRGVLTGKYRQGTPSDSRGASERLAPFVEPYLDDAAARITDAVATAADGLATSPLQVALAWVRDRPGVAAPIVGARNAGQLAEALSVEALSLPYEICQALDDVSAPVHRYPDQDWSTL from the coding sequence ATGGAGCAGAGGCATCTCGGCCGCACCGGCCTACGCGTGTCCCGGATCGGGCTCGGCACCCTCACCTGGGGCCGGGACACGGACGAGCACGACGCCGCCGACCAGCTCAAGGCCTTCTGGGACGCGGGCGGCACCCTGGTGGACACCGCCGATGTGTACGGGGACGGGGAGGCGGAATACCTGCTCGGGCGGCTCGTCGGCAGCCTGGTGCCGCGCGAGGATCTGGTCGTCGCCACCAAGGCGGGCAACGTCCCCGACCCCTACCGCCGCGTCAACGGTTCGCGCGGGCATCTGCTGGCCGCCCTGGACGCCTCGCTGGAGCGGCTCGGCACGGACTACGTGGACCTGTGGCAGGTCCACGCCTTCGACCCGGAGACCCCGCTGGAGGAGACGCTCCAGGCGGTGGACCTGGCCGTCTCCTCCGGCCGCGTCCGGTACGCGGGCGTGTCGAACTTCTGCGGCTGGCAGCTGGCCAAGGCCGCCACCTGGCAGCTCGCCGCGCCCGGGGTGCGCACGAGGCTGGCCAGTACGCAGATGGAGTACTCGCTGCTCCAGCGGGGCATCGAGAGGGAGGTGCTGCCCGCCGCGCTGGACCTCGGGATCGGGCTGCTGCCCTCCTCGCCGCTGGGGCGTGGCGTGCTGACCGGCAAATACCGCCAGGGCACCCCGTCCGACTCCCGGGGCGCCTCCGAGCGGCTCGCCCCGTTCGTGGAGCCGTATCTGGACGACGCGGCGGCCCGGATCACCGACGCGGTGGCGACGGCGGCCGACGGGCTTGCGACGAGCCCCCTCCAGGTGGCGCTGGCCTGGGTGCGGGACCGGCCCGGGGTGGCCGCCCCGATCGTCGGAGCGCGCAACGCCGGGCAGCTCGCGGAGGCTTTGTCAGTGGAGGCGCTTAGTCTTCCCTACGAGATCTGCCAGGCGCTCGACGATGTGTCGGCGCCCGTGCACCGCTATCCCGACCAGGACTGGAGCACGCTGTGA
- a CDS encoding helix-hairpin-helix domain-containing protein translates to MTALPGETPGTVGTDTPEGAEPPAAADAEGPAHTEAPDAGPQETGAAGAGLAEAGEPVDSGQPAADTSDAEVSAEDPPAGDAPAGDTSTGGEGDAPVAAALSEAQAELAAQRELREKIAKRKAEKEGPVAAGARLSGTAADLLAAVRAVESGEKAGTEFFDSPAAAPAPRRPAPAPSGQSQRPAPAAAAPAVDRAAPPEAVDAVRAVLTEGGVPEALARPATGTLGEQAAGLLRADPWQLLAVPGVRPEQADGFARALLGSACGPDDERRTAALVGWLLERAALQGHTALDAEAVRAALAERAVSDPEEAVRHAVEEGAALVFQEGAEAGFDGEAEAPAEDEEPETPEPVQVLLGLDRYALAEESLADGLARLMNACEKGADWAEAAAAAPSPSAAELIRTAATAGLVAHSGGEAARAEPAALIAAAQGMGLRALGATHSEDGRRRLTDAVGAPDAAVTLAGLLSGTEGPGRDEDGALALDLLVVLDAPQLDVEGAAVLVEALADGVRLVLSGDPGVLGSAGAGRVFADVLAARACPQVVSRTPDPGPIGELVSGIGIGELTQVHAPGKEVVIVPVRDAGEAVHRTVQLVADSVPRAFSIPATETQVITVGHGGAAGTRVLNEALKQRLNPGPGRFGGFDPGDRVIHVPAPGRAVPGVVRSADAEGLHLDCGGVPVVVPQERVESAVRHGWALSAHQAAGMRWPAAVVVLPGDAAAGLSRPWVYTAFGRGERHLSVVHGVDQALPHAVAQVPAQERTTRLRPLLEALPTPDAAS, encoded by the coding sequence GTGACTGCGCTTCCCGGGGAGACCCCCGGCACCGTCGGCACGGACACACCGGAGGGCGCCGAGCCCCCGGCCGCCGCCGACGCCGAAGGCCCCGCGCACACCGAAGCGCCCGACGCCGGGCCTCAGGAGACCGGGGCCGCCGGCGCCGGGCTCGCGGAGGCCGGGGAGCCGGTGGACTCCGGGCAGCCCGCAGCGGACACCTCCGACGCGGAGGTCTCTGCGGAGGACCCGCCGGCCGGTGACGCACCCGCCGGTGACACGTCCACCGGCGGGGAGGGCGACGCGCCGGTCGCCGCCGCGCTCTCCGAGGCGCAGGCCGAGCTGGCCGCCCAGCGTGAGCTGCGCGAGAAGATCGCGAAGCGCAAGGCCGAGAAGGAGGGCCCCGTCGCCGCCGGTGCGAGGCTGAGCGGCACCGCCGCCGACCTGCTCGCGGCGGTACGGGCTGTGGAGAGCGGCGAGAAGGCGGGCACGGAGTTCTTCGACTCCCCCGCCGCCGCACCCGCGCCCCGCCGCCCCGCCCCGGCCCCCTCCGGGCAGTCCCAGCGCCCCGCTCCGGCCGCCGCCGCACCCGCCGTGGACCGGGCAGCCCCGCCCGAGGCCGTGGACGCGGTGCGGGCGGTCCTCACCGAGGGCGGCGTCCCCGAGGCCTTGGCCCGCCCCGCCACCGGGACCCTGGGCGAGCAGGCCGCCGGGCTGCTCCGCGCCGACCCCTGGCAGCTGCTGGCGGTGCCGGGCGTGCGGCCCGAGCAGGCGGACGGCTTCGCCCGGGCCCTGCTGGGCTCCGCGTGCGGCCCGGACGACGAGCGCCGCACGGCGGCCCTGGTCGGCTGGCTGCTGGAGCGGGCCGCCCTCCAGGGCCACACGGCGCTGGACGCCGAGGCGGTCCGGGCCGCGCTCGCCGAGCGTGCGGTGAGCGACCCGGAGGAGGCCGTGCGCCACGCCGTGGAGGAGGGTGCCGCCCTGGTCTTCCAGGAGGGCGCGGAGGCCGGGTTCGACGGAGAGGCCGAGGCCCCGGCGGAGGACGAGGAGCCCGAGACCCCGGAGCCGGTCCAGGTGCTGCTGGGGCTGGACCGCTACGCACTGGCCGAGGAGAGCCTCGCCGACGGCCTGGCCCGCCTCATGAACGCCTGCGAGAAGGGCGCTGACTGGGCGGAGGCGGCGGCCGCCGCACCCTCCCCCTCGGCCGCCGAGCTGATCCGTACGGCGGCCACCGCCGGGCTCGTCGCGCACAGCGGCGGCGAGGCGGCCCGGGCCGAGCCCGCCGCCCTGATCGCGGCAGCCCAGGGCATGGGGCTGCGGGCCCTGGGCGCCACCCACAGCGAGGACGGCCGCCGCCGGCTGACGGACGCGGTCGGTGCCCCGGACGCTGCGGTCACCCTGGCCGGGCTGCTCTCCGGCACCGAGGGGCCCGGCCGCGACGAGGACGGGGCGCTCGCCCTGGACCTGCTGGTCGTGCTGGACGCCCCGCAGCTGGACGTGGAGGGCGCGGCCGTCCTGGTCGAGGCCTTGGCGGACGGCGTGCGGCTGGTGCTGAGCGGTGACCCCGGTGTGCTGGGTTCGGCGGGCGCCGGGCGGGTCTTCGCCGATGTGCTGGCCGCACGGGCGTGCCCGCAGGTCGTCTCCCGTACGCCGGATCCCGGCCCGATCGGCGAGCTGGTCTCGGGCATCGGTATCGGGGAGCTGACCCAGGTGCATGCACCCGGCAAGGAGGTCGTGATCGTCCCGGTCCGCGATGCGGGCGAGGCGGTCCACCGCACGGTGCAGCTGGTCGCCGACTCGGTGCCCCGGGCCTTCTCCATCCCCGCCACGGAGACCCAGGTCATCACGGTGGGCCATGGCGGGGCGGCCGGGACCCGGGTGCTGAACGAGGCCCTCAAGCAGCGGCTCAACCCGGGGCCGGGCCGGTTCGGCGGGTTCGACCCGGGCGACCGCGTGATCCATGTCCCCGCACCCGGTCGTGCGGTGCCCGGCGTTGTGCGCTCGGCCGACGCCGAGGGGCTGCATCTGGACTGCGGCGGCGTCCCCGTCGTCGTACCGCAGGAGCGGGTGGAGTCGGCGGTGCGGCACGGCTGGGCGCTCAGTGCCCATCAGGCGGCCGGGATGCGCTGGCCCGCCGCGGTGGTGGTGCTGCCGGGCGACGCGGCGGCGGGGCTGAGCCGGCCGTGGGTGTACACCGCGTTCGGCCGGGGCGAGCGGCATCTGTCCGTGGTGCACGGGGTGGACCAGGCGCTTCCGCACGCGGTGGCGCAGGTTCCGGCCCAGGAGCGGACGACCCGGCTGCGGCCGCTCCTCGAAGCGCTCCCGACGCCCGACGCCGCTTCCTGA
- a CDS encoding DUF5703 family protein — MPEYEFVDVYVPRGVSRKEAARLLTDHAEYGHWELDRLTLRRDGSRRVRLRRRIIRQLRATW, encoded by the coding sequence ATGCCGGAATACGAATTTGTCGACGTGTACGTGCCGCGCGGGGTCTCCCGCAAGGAAGCGGCCCGACTGCTGACCGACCACGCCGAGTACGGACACTGGGAGCTGGACCGCCTGACGCTGCGCCGCGACGGCAGCCGCAGGGTGCGGCTGCGCCGACGGATCATCCGTCAGCTACGCGCCACCTGGTGA
- a CDS encoding chaplin, whose protein sequence is MRQVTRKGLITMAAAGGVLALSGGYAHADAGAASAATGSPGVLSGNSVSVPIDIPVNVCGNSVTVGGLINPTFGNDCENGSAASGQGSGAQNRIGGGSSDGAQSGNGAQAGNTTATDRHGEPGTGRHRAGGAGAEGVAQGSPGILSGNAIQAPVSVPVNVCGNSVSVIGLLNPTFGNSCSNDAEPPPPPPEEPEKPPVTPEKPVVPPVEPPANQPPEPNVPVTPPGPEEQLAHTGAGGMEMLIPASAGLLLAGMGSVLYRRSRSAA, encoded by the coding sequence ATGCGACAGGTCACTCGTAAAGGCCTGATCACCATGGCGGCGGCGGGCGGGGTCCTCGCGCTCAGCGGCGGCTATGCTCACGCCGACGCCGGAGCGGCCTCCGCGGCCACCGGATCGCCGGGCGTGCTGTCCGGTAACTCGGTCTCGGTCCCGATCGACATCCCGGTCAACGTCTGCGGCAACTCGGTCACCGTCGGCGGTCTCATCAACCCGACCTTCGGCAACGACTGTGAGAACGGGTCGGCGGCGTCCGGCCAGGGCTCCGGAGCGCAGAACCGTATCGGCGGCGGCTCCTCCGACGGGGCGCAGTCCGGCAACGGGGCGCAGGCGGGGAACACCACCGCGACGGACCGGCACGGCGAGCCCGGCACGGGCCGTCACCGGGCCGGCGGCGCGGGCGCGGAGGGGGTCGCCCAGGGCTCGCCCGGCATCCTCTCCGGCAACGCGATCCAGGCGCCGGTCAGCGTCCCCGTGAACGTCTGCGGCAACAGCGTCTCGGTGATCGGGCTGCTGAACCCGACCTTCGGCAACAGCTGCTCCAACGACGCCGAGCCGCCGCCCCCGCCGCCGGAGGAGCCGGAGAAGCCCCCGGTCACCCCGGAGAAGCCGGTCGTCCCGCCGGTCGAGCCGCCGGCCAACCAGCCGCCCGAGCCGAACGTCCCCGTGACCCCGCCCGGGCCGGAGGAGCAGCTCGCGCACACCGGTGCGGGGGGCATGGAGATGCTCATCCCGGCCAGCGCCGGACTGCTGCTCGCCGGGATGGGATCGGTGCTCTACCGCCGCTCCCGCAGCGCCGCCTGA
- the chpH gene encoding chaplin ChpH, which yields MIKKVVAVAAATGGLVLAGAGMAAADAGAQGAAIGSPGVLSGNVVQVPVHVPINLCGNTVSVIGLLNPAFGNTCVNA from the coding sequence ATGATCAAGAAGGTCGTCGCAGTTGCGGCTGCCACCGGTGGCCTCGTTCTCGCGGGTGCGGGCATGGCTGCCGCCGACGCGGGCGCCCAGGGTGCGGCCATCGGCAGCCCCGGCGTGCTCTCCGGCAACGTCGTCCAGGTCCCGGTCCACGTGCCGATCAACCTGTGCGGCAACACGGTCTCCGTGATCGGGCTGCTGAACCCCGCCTTCGGCAACACCTGCGTCAACGCGTGA
- a CDS encoding M20/M25/M40 family metallo-hydrolase, with protein MSESSTGSTVGGGNAEREVVDLCRDLIRIDTSNYGDHSGPGERLAAEYVAEKLAEVGLEPQIFESHKGRASTVARIEGEDPSRPALLIHGHTDVVPANAADWTHDPFSGEIADGCVWGRGAVDMKDMDAMTLAVVRERMRTGRKPPRDIVLAFLADEEAGGTYGARYLVDHHPGLFEGVNEAISEVGGFSFTVNENLRLYLVETAQKGMHWMKLTVDGTAGHGSMIHKDNAITELSEAVGRLGRHKFPVRVTKTLRHFLDELSDALGTELDPENMDETLAKLGGISKLIGASLQNTANPTQLGAGYKVNVIPGQATAHVDGRYLPGYEEEFLADLDRILGPHVKREDVHADKALETTFDGALVDAMQTALVAEDPIARAVPYMLSAGTDAKSFDDLGIRGFGFAPLKLPPELDFAGMFHGVDERVPVDGLQFGVRVLDRFIDNC; from the coding sequence GTGAGCGAGAGCAGCACGGGCAGCACCGTCGGCGGCGGCAACGCCGAGAGGGAGGTCGTGGACCTCTGTCGTGACCTGATCCGGATCGACACCAGCAACTACGGCGACCACTCCGGCCCCGGTGAGCGGCTCGCCGCCGAGTACGTCGCGGAGAAGCTCGCCGAGGTGGGTCTGGAGCCGCAGATCTTCGAGTCGCACAAGGGCCGTGCTTCCACCGTCGCCCGGATCGAGGGGGAGGACCCCTCCCGGCCCGCCCTGCTCATCCACGGGCACACCGATGTCGTCCCTGCCAACGCGGCGGACTGGACGCACGACCCGTTCTCCGGGGAGATCGCGGACGGCTGCGTCTGGGGCCGGGGCGCGGTCGACATGAAGGACATGGACGCGATGACCCTCGCGGTCGTACGGGAACGGATGCGCACCGGCCGCAAGCCCCCGCGCGACATCGTGCTGGCCTTCCTCGCGGACGAGGAGGCGGGCGGTACATACGGGGCCCGCTACCTCGTCGACCACCACCCGGGGCTCTTCGAGGGCGTCAACGAGGCGATCAGCGAGGTCGGCGGCTTCTCGTTCACCGTCAACGAGAACCTGCGCCTCTACCTGGTGGAGACGGCCCAGAAGGGCATGCACTGGATGAAGCTCACCGTGGACGGCACCGCCGGGCACGGTTCGATGATCCACAAGGACAACGCCATCACGGAGCTGTCCGAGGCGGTGGGGCGGCTGGGGCGGCACAAGTTCCCGGTGCGTGTCACCAAGACGCTGCGGCACTTCCTGGACGAGCTCTCCGACGCGCTCGGCACCGAGCTGGACCCGGAGAACATGGACGAGACGCTCGCCAAGCTCGGCGGCATCTCCAAGCTGATCGGGGCCTCCCTCCAGAACACCGCCAACCCCACCCAGCTCGGCGCGGGCTACAAGGTCAACGTCATCCCGGGCCAGGCCACCGCCCACGTCGACGGCCGTTACCTGCCGGGGTACGAGGAGGAGTTCCTCGCCGACCTGGACCGGATCCTGGGCCCCCACGTGAAGCGCGAGGACGTGCACGCCGACAAGGCGCTGGAGACCACGTTCGACGGCGCTCTGGTGGACGCCATGCAGACCGCGCTGGTCGCCGAGGACCCGATCGCCCGGGCCGTGCCGTACATGCTCTCGGCCGGCACCGACGCCAAGTCCTTCGACGACCTGGGCATCCGGGGCTTCGGCTTCGCCCCGCTGAAGCTGCCGCCGGAGCTGGACTTCGCCGGGATGTTCCACGGCGTGGACGAGCGCGTTCCGGTCGACGGTCTGCAGTTCGGCGTGCGGGTGCTCGACCGGTTCATCGACAACTGCTGA
- a CDS encoding RluA family pseudouridine synthase, with product MRGRRKASAAPLPQRDGIDAVRVRLPEDPGGLRAGVGEYLAERFGGAIGAERVAAMIDAGRFVGADGRAVRGDEPYTAGRSLWFHRDFAAEEPVPFPIGIVYRDAHLVVADKPHFLATTPRGRHITETAVARLRRELGVPALQPAHRLDRLTAGLVLFVVRPEERGAYQTLFRDRLVRKEYEAVAPYDPELVLPRTVRSRIVKERGVLAAREEPGEANSESYVELVERRGGLGRYRLAPATGRTHQLRVHMNALGVPIVHDPLYPVVEPEGAVEDFSRPLQLVARRLEFTDPVSGEPRRFASGLRLSAWPEG from the coding sequence ATGAGAGGCCGCAGGAAGGCGTCCGCCGCTCCTCTCCCCCAGCGGGACGGGATCGATGCCGTACGTGTGCGGCTGCCGGAGGATCCCGGTGGGCTCCGGGCGGGCGTCGGGGAGTATCTGGCCGAGCGGTTCGGCGGGGCGATCGGGGCCGAGCGGGTCGCGGCGATGATCGACGCGGGGCGGTTCGTGGGGGCGGACGGGAGAGCTGTACGGGGGGACGAGCCGTACACCGCCGGGCGGAGCCTCTGGTTCCACCGGGACTTCGCGGCCGAGGAGCCGGTTCCCTTCCCCATCGGGATCGTGTACCGGGACGCGCATCTCGTGGTCGCGGACAAGCCGCACTTCCTCGCGACCACACCCCGGGGGCGGCACATCACCGAGACCGCGGTGGCCCGGCTGCGGCGGGAGCTGGGGGTGCCCGCGCTCCAGCCCGCGCACCGGCTGGACCGGCTGACCGCGGGGCTGGTGCTCTTCGTGGTGCGGCCGGAGGAGCGGGGCGCGTACCAGACGCTGTTCCGGGACCGGCTGGTGCGCAAGGAGTACGAGGCGGTGGCCCCGTACGATCCGGAGCTCGTCCTGCCGCGGACCGTACGCAGCCGGATCGTGAAGGAGCGCGGGGTGCTCGCCGCCCGGGAGGAGCCGGGTGAGGCGAACAGCGAGAGTTACGTGGAGCTGGTGGAGCGGCGGGGCGGGCTGGGGCGCTATCGGCTGGCGCCCGCCACCGGGCGGACGCATCAGCTGCGGGTCCACATGAACGCTCTGGGGGTGCCGATCGTCCACGATCCGCTGTATCCGGTGGTGGAGCCGGAGGGGGCGGTGGAGGACTTCTCCCGGCCCCTCCAGCTGGTGGCGCGGCGGCTGGAGTTCACCGATCCGGTCAGCGGGGAGCCGCGCCGCTTCGCGAGCGGGCTGCGGCTCTCCGCCTGGCCGGAGGGGTGA
- a CDS encoding MBL fold metallo-hydrolase produces MAARIDHLVTSGTFALDGGEWDVDNNVWIVGDDNEAIVIDAAHDAAAIEAALGGRTLRAIVCTHAHNDHIDAAPALAEATGAPIWLHPHDLPLWLRTHPERTPDGPLADGQEITVAGTTLTVLHTPGHAPGCVCLYAPELGTVFTGDTLFQGGPGATGRSFSDFPTIIDSIRDRLLTLPGDTKVRTGHGDPTTIGAEAPQLDDWIKRGH; encoded by the coding sequence ATGGCCGCCCGCATCGACCACCTGGTCACCTCCGGCACCTTCGCCCTCGACGGCGGCGAGTGGGACGTCGACAACAACGTCTGGATCGTCGGCGACGACAACGAGGCGATCGTGATCGACGCCGCCCATGACGCCGCCGCCATCGAGGCCGCGCTCGGCGGCCGTACGCTGCGCGCCATCGTCTGCACCCACGCGCACAACGACCACATCGACGCCGCCCCGGCCCTCGCCGAGGCCACCGGCGCCCCGATTTGGCTCCACCCGCACGACCTCCCGCTCTGGCTCCGGACCCACCCGGAACGGACCCCCGACGGCCCCCTGGCCGACGGCCAGGAGATCACCGTCGCGGGCACCACCCTCACGGTCCTGCACACCCCGGGCCACGCCCCCGGCTGTGTCTGCCTCTACGCCCCCGAGCTGGGTACGGTCTTCACCGGTGACACGCTCTTCCAGGGCGGTCCCGGTGCCACCGGCCGGTCCTTCTCGGACTTCCCCACGATCATCGACTCGATCCGGGACCGGCTGCTCACCCTCCCGGGCGACACCAAGGTCCGCACGGGTCACGGCGACCCCACCACGATCGGTGCGGAAGCGCCGCAGCTGGACGACTGGATCAAGCGCGGCCACTGA
- a CDS encoding S-(hydroxymethyl)mycothiol dehydrogenase — MPQQVQAVIAPGKNEPVRVETIVIPDPGPGEAVVKIQACGVCHTDLHYKQGGINDEFPFLLGHEAAGVVESVGEGVTDVAPGDFVILNWRAVCGQCRACLRGRPWYCFDTHNAKQKMTLLDGTELSPALGIGAFAEKTLVASGQCTKVDPEVAPEVAGLLGCGVMAGIGAAINTGQVGRGDSVAVLGCGGVGDAAIAGARLAGAAKIIAVDIDDRKLETAKKMGATHTVNSRSTDPVEAIRALTDGNGADVVIEAVGRPETYEQAFYARDLAGTVVLVGVPTPDMKLELPLLDVFGRGGSLKSSWYGDCLPSRDFPMLVDLHQQGRLDLAAFVTETIGLGDVEQAFARMHDGDVLRSVVVL, encoded by the coding sequence ATGCCACAGCAGGTGCAAGCGGTCATCGCTCCAGGGAAGAACGAGCCGGTGCGGGTGGAGACGATCGTCATCCCCGACCCCGGTCCCGGAGAGGCCGTCGTGAAGATCCAGGCGTGCGGCGTCTGCCACACCGACCTGCACTACAAGCAGGGCGGGATCAACGACGAGTTCCCCTTCCTCCTCGGCCACGAGGCGGCGGGCGTCGTGGAGTCGGTCGGCGAGGGTGTGACGGACGTCGCCCCCGGTGACTTCGTCATCCTCAACTGGCGTGCGGTGTGCGGGCAGTGCCGTGCCTGTCTGCGCGGTCGCCCCTGGTACTGCTTCGACACCCACAACGCCAAGCAGAAGATGACGCTGCTGGACGGCACGGAGCTGTCGCCCGCCCTCGGCATCGGTGCCTTCGCCGAGAAGACCCTCGTCGCCTCCGGCCAGTGCACCAAGGTCGACCCGGAGGTCGCCCCCGAGGTGGCCGGTCTCCTCGGCTGCGGCGTGATGGCGGGCATCGGCGCCGCCATCAACACCGGCCAGGTCGGCCGCGGTGACTCGGTCGCCGTCCTCGGCTGCGGCGGTGTCGGCGACGCGGCGATCGCCGGAGCCCGGCTGGCCGGGGCGGCGAAGATCATCGCGGTCGACATCGACGACCGCAAGCTGGAGACGGCGAAGAAGATGGGCGCCACCCACACCGTCAACTCCCGCTCCACCGACCCGGTCGAGGCGATCCGTGCCCTCACCGACGGCAACGGCGCCGACGTCGTCATCGAGGCCGTCGGCCGCCCGGAGACGTACGAACAGGCCTTCTACGCCCGCGACCTCGCCGGAACGGTCGTCCTCGTCGGCGTCCCCACCCCGGACATGAAGCTCGAACTGCCGCTCCTGGACGTCTTCGGCCGCGGCGGCTCGCTCAAGTCCTCCTGGTACGGCGACTGCCTGCCCTCCCGCGACTTCCCGATGCTCGTCGACCTGCACCAGCAGGGCCGCCTCGACCTCGCCGCCTTCGTCACCGAGACCATCGGCCTGGGCGACGTCGAGCAGGCCTTCGCCCGCATGCACGACGGCGACGTCCTCCGCTCGGTGGTGGTCCTCTGA
- a CDS encoding FadR/GntR family transcriptional regulator gives MTAQSPGLHTHVLDTLGLEISSGRCPPGSVLRTDELAQRFDVSRTVVREVVRVLESMHLVESRRRVGVTVRPAETWNVYDPQVIRWRLAGSDRPRQLRSLTVLRSAIEPVAASLAARNATAEQCAELTERALGMVATSRGQQLEGYLEHDIAFHRIVLNASGNEMFARLGDVVAEVLAGRTHHQVMFEDPDPAAVTLHVRLAEAVREGDPEAAERITREIAVGALHELDVLAP, from the coding sequence ATGACCGCACAGAGCCCGGGGCTGCATACCCATGTGCTGGACACCCTGGGTCTGGAGATCTCCTCCGGCCGGTGCCCGCCGGGCAGCGTCCTACGCACCGACGAACTGGCCCAGCGCTTCGACGTCTCCCGTACGGTGGTCCGCGAAGTGGTCCGGGTCCTGGAGTCCATGCACCTGGTCGAGTCCCGCCGCCGGGTCGGGGTGACCGTACGTCCCGCCGAGACCTGGAACGTCTACGACCCCCAGGTCATCCGCTGGCGCCTGGCCGGCTCCGACCGCCCCCGCCAGCTGCGCTCCCTCACCGTGCTGCGCTCGGCCATCGAACCGGTCGCGGCCTCCCTCGCCGCCCGAAACGCCACCGCCGAGCAGTGCGCCGAGCTCACCGAACGTGCCCTCGGTATGGTCGCCACCTCACGCGGCCAGCAGCTGGAGGGCTACCTCGAACACGACATCGCCTTCCACCGGATCGTCCTCAACGCCTCCGGCAACGAGATGTTCGCCCGCCTCGGGGATGTCGTCGCCGAGGTCCTGGCCGGCCGCACCCACCACCAGGTGATGTTCGAGGACCCCGACCCGGCCGCCGTCACCCTCCACGTACGCCTGGCCGAAGCGGTCCGCGAGGGGGACCCGGAGGCCGCCGAGCGCATCACCAGGGAGATCGCGGTGGGCGCCCTGCACGAGCTGGACGTGCTGGCTCCGTAG